The sequence AACACGGCCTCGCCGGGCGCGACGTCGCGCACGATCTCGTAGCCGAGCGACTCCATGACGAGCGACTCGCTCGCCACGACCCACTCCATCCGGCCGCCCTGGAGCTCGCGGCGGCCGAGGGTGAGCGGGCGGATCCCGAACGGGTCGCGGAACGCGAGCATCCCGTGCCCGGCGATCATGGCGATGGAGGCGTACGACCCCTCGACGCGCTCGTGGACGCGCTCGACGGCGGTGAACACCTGGTCGGGATCCAGCGCCATGCCGGACACCTGCGACTGCAGCTCGTGCGCGAGGACGTTGACGAGCAGCTCGGTGTCGGAGCTCGTGTTGGTGTGGCGGCGATCCACGTGGAAGAGCTCCTGCGCGAGCTCCCGCGTGTTCGTGAGGTTGCCGTTGTGCACCAGGACGATGCCGTAGGGCGCGTTCACGTAGAACGGCTGCGCCTCGTCCTCGTCGGCGGCGCTGCCCCGCGTCGCGTAGCGCACGTGGCCGAGGCCCATGGTGCCGAGGAGCGAGCGCATGTCGCGGGTGCGGAACGCCTCGCGCACCTGGCCGCTGAGCTTCTTTACGTGGAAGGTGTTGCCCTCGGCCGTGGCGATGCCGGTGGAGTCCTGACCGCGGTGCTGCAGGAGCAGGAGGCTGTCGTAGACGAGTTGGTTGACGGGTTCGGACGATACGACGCCGACGATGCCGCACATGCTTCGGCTGACTCCTGAAGAGTAGAAGAGGTGGGGGAGTCGCCAGTCTCCCACACGGGAGCGACGCGCCCGGCCGCTACTGTGTCTCAGGTGACCACCAAGAGCTCCTATGCAGAGGCCGGCGTCGATACGGAGGCCGGCGATCTCGCGGTCCAGCTGATGAAGGAGGCCGTCTCCCGCACGCACGGCCCCGAGGTCATCGGCGGCTTCGGCGGATTCGCGGGGCTGTTCGACGCGAGCGCCCTCACGCGGTTCCGCCACCCGCTGCTCGCGACCTCCACGGACGGCGTCGGCACCAAGGTCGCCATCGCGCAGGCGATCGACAAGCACGACACCATCGGCCAGGACCTCGTCGGCATGGTGGTCGACGACATCGTCGTGGTGGGCGCGCGTCCCCTCTTCATGACCGACTACATCGCCTGCGGCAAGGTCGTCCCCGCGCGCATCGCCGACATCGTCGCCGGCATCGCGCGCGCGTGCTCGGACACCGGCACCGCGCTCGTCGGCGGCGAGACGGCCGAGCACCCCGGCCTCCTCGGGCCCGACGACTACGACGTCGCCGGCGCCGCGATCGGCGCGGTCGAGGCCGACTCCGTGCTCGGATCCGAGCGCGTCCGCGACGGCGACGTCGTGCTCGCCCTGGCGTCCAGCGGCCTGCACAGCAACGGCTTCTCGCTCGTCCGCCACATCCTCGGCGTCGCCGGCATCGGCTTCGGCGACACGTCGGCGGAGCTCGGCGGCCTCGTCGGCGAGGTGCTCCTCGAGCCGACGCGCCTCTACACGACCCCGCTGCTCGACGTGCTGGCGCAGCCCGAGCTCGGCCCGGGCGTCCACTCCCTGAGCCACGTCACCGGGGGCGGCATCGCGGCCAACCTCGCGCGCGTGCTGCCCCGCGGGTCCTTCAGCGAGCTCGAGCGCTCCACGTGGTCGCCGCCCGCGGTCTTCCGCGCGCTGGCCGGCATCGCGGGATCCACGCTCGAGAGCGCCGAGGGCACCTGGAACCTGGGCGTGGGCATGATCGCGGTGGTCGACGCCGCCGCGGCCGACGGCATCGCGCGCGCGCTCACGGCGTCGGGCATCCCCACGTGGAAGGCCGGGCGCGTGACGATCGGCGACGCCCCCGCGGGCGCCGGCTTCGAGCAGGGCGCGAAGGGCGTCGACGGCGGGGCCGTGCGCCTCACGGGCCGCTATCGCGACTGATCCCGCTCCGGCGTCAGCGGTCCGCCGCTCCGGCGACCGGCCGACGTCGCGTCGCCGACCGCCGGGCGCACGTGAACGGACCCGCCTCACCAGGAGACGGGTCCGTTTCAGCGCCGGCCTCGGCCGGCGACCGGATCAGGCGCGCTTCTGCTCGTCGCCCGGGACGTAGGCGTCCGGCTCGTCGGCGTACTCGTCCCACTTCGCGGCCTCGGCCGCGTACTGCTCGTCGACCGCCCCGTGGGTGGTCAGCTCGCGCTCCAGCTGCGTGTAGTCCACATTGGGACTGAACGACTTCAGCTCTCGCGCGATCTTGGTGTGCTTAGCTTTTTGACGGCCGCGCCCCATGCGAGACCCCCTCACGACTCAGGCCCCGACGGGCGGTGACAACGCTGGATCCAGCGGACAGGGTTGGAGAAAACCTAGGGGCTACCCTAACATGTGGCCTTCGGCGTCCCGGGCGTGTCCTCCCCGACGGGAGGTGCCACCGGCATCGTACGTGGTCGTCCCGACGCGGGGGATCCACGCGGCGGCGGGCGCTAGCCTGGTCCTCCCATGAGCCGCGAACCCGCTGAGACCCAGGTCGTGGTCATCGGTGCCGGGCAGGCCGGCCTCTCCGTCGCGTACCACCTGCAGCGCCTCGGGCTCCGCATGGGGACGGACGCCGTCGTGCTCGACCGCGGGCCGTCGACGGGCGGCGCGTGGCAGCACAGGTGGGCGGCGCTCCGCCTCGGATCCGCGCACCGGGTCGCCGACCTGCCCGGCATGTCCCAGATGGGCATCTCGTTCGAGACCGCCGACCGGCGCCTCCCCGCGCGCGACGTGGTGCGCGACCACTACGCCAGGTACGAGGAGCACTTCGACCTGCGCGTCGCGCGGCCGGTCGAGGTGCGCGCGGTGCTCGACGCCGACGCGCCGCCGCCCGCCGCATCGCGCCGTCGGGCCGCCCACCCGTCCGACGCGGCGCGTCCGCTCCTCGTGCGCGCGACCGACGGGGACCGCGTCGCGCGCCTCGTCGTCAACGCCACCGGCACCTGGGGCGCGCCCTTCATCCCCAGCTACCCGGGCCTCGGCGACTTCCGCGGGCGGCAGCTGCACACCTCGGGCTACCGGGCGGCGGCGGACCTCCGGGGCCTGCGCGTCCTCGTCGTGGGCGGCGGCACCTCCGCCATCGGCTTCCTGCTGGAGCTCGAGGGCGTCGCGGCGCGGACGATGTGGTCGACCCGGCGTCCCGTCGACTTCCTCGAGGCGGGCGAGCTCGACGTCGAGGCCGCGGTCCGCGCGGTCGACCTCCAGGACCAGGCGGCGCGGGCGGGCGAGGCGCTGCCGAGCATCGTCAGCGGGACGGGCGTGCCGCGCACCCGGCGCATCGTCGCGGGGATCCGCCGCGGCGTGCTCGCGAGCGGGGGCGCCATCGCGCGCTTCGAGGAGGACGGCGTGGTCTGGGCCGACGGCGGTCGCGACCAGGTCGACGCGGTGATCTGGGCCACCGGCTTCCGGCCGGAGATCCGGCACCTGGCGCCGCTCGGCCTCCGCGAGAAGGAGGGCGGGGTGCGCGTCGAGTCCGGGGTGTCCGCCCGGGATCCGCGGGTGTTCCTCGCGGGCTACGGTCCGCAGGCGTCCACGATCGGGGCGAACCGCGCGGGTCGGCGCGTGGCCCGGCAGGTCGTCGCGGCGCTGGGCTGAGGCCGCGGATCCGCCTGCGGACGGGGGACACGGGGGCCCGGCGTCCTTCGCGGGTACTCACGACGCGGACCCCCGCGTCGATCCGGACCTCACGGGTCGGTCCGGATGCCGTCCGACCGGCGCGCGGTGCACCGTCATCGGGGCACCGCGCGTTCCGGTCGAGTCGCACGAGCTCCCGGGGGAAAGAGTTCGTGCACTAACAACTGTACAGGCGTGTCCTCCATTTCGAGGACACGAACGGCGCGTGGCGCCGACGACGGAGGGGAGCCGACCCGACGGGCCGGCTCCCCTCCTCGTGCGGTGGATCAGCCGCGAGCTTCGTCCTGGACGGCCTGCTTGGCGTCCTGGGCGCTGCTCGTGACGTCCTGCGCGGTGGACTGCGCCTCGGACCGGACGGTCTCGGCCGAGTCGCTCGCGGTGCTCGCGACCGACTGCGCGGCCTGCTGCGCGGGCTCCTTCAGCTCGGACGCGACGTCCTTCGCCGCATCGGTCGCCTTCTCGACGAGGGGCTGCGCCTTGTCCTTGACGGTCGAGGCGAGCTCCTTCTCCTTGTCGCTCGCCGGGATCAGCGAGGCGATGAGGAGGCCGGCGCCGAACGCCACGAGGCCGAGGCCGACGGGGTTGCCCTTGGCCTTCGCCTTCGCGCCGCCCGCGGTGCCGGAGACGGCGTCGCCCACGCTGTCGCGGGCGTCGCTCGCGGAGCCGAGGACGCTGTCCTTGACGTTCGACAGGGCGCCGCGCACCTTGTCGGTCTGGCGCTGGGCCACCTTCGCGGGGGTGACCTTGTCGGCCACCGCGTCCACGTCGATGCTCAGCTCGTTCCGCGTGCGCTCGATGTCCGCACGGATCCGGTCGGGGTTGTCGCTCATCGGTCTGCCTCGTTCCTCTTCATCGCTTCGGGGATCTTCTTGACGCTGTCGGCCGTGCGGGGGGCTCCCTGCACGGTCTTCAGCTGCTTGCGGCCCTGCAGGTACATGACCAGGCCGATGACGGCCCAGATCACGGCCACGACGACCGCGGCCCAGGCCAGGTTGTCGAACCAGTAGGCGAGCCCGTACATCAGGGCGACGGACAGGAAGAACACGGCCATCAGCCCCGCGTACCCGGCGCCGCCCAGGAGGCCGGCGCCCTTCCCGGCCTTCTTGGCCGAGTCGCCGATCTCCGCCTTGGCGAGGGCGATCTCCTGCCGCATGAGCGTGGAGACGTCCTTCGTGACGTTCCCGAGGAGGTCGCCGAGGCTGGTGGTCGCGGCCTTCTCCTCGGACGGGGTGCGTCCGTCGGTCATGCGCGGGATCCGTCGGCGCGCTCGCCCGTGCCGAAGGTCTCGGTCAGCGGGTCGGTGGCGCGCGTGCGGTCGTAGAGCGGCGTGGACGCGTCCGTCGCCGGGGCGTCGTACGGTCCGACGCCGATCGGCTCGTCGGCGCTGAGCTCGGTGGGCACCGAGGCGCTCGGGGTGGGGACCGCGGGCGTGACGTAGCCCGTGGCGGCGCCCGTCGTCGTGGTGGGGGCGGCTCCCGTGGCGGCGGACGACTTCTCCGCCTCCTTCTGGTCGTGCGCCTCGCTCGTGAGCGAGCGGGTGAGCCGGCCGGCGGCGACGCCGGCGACGACCGCGAGGCCGACGAACAGGCCCGGGCGGCGTCGCGCGAAGTCGGTCACGTCCTGGAGGAGCGTGCCGGGGTCGCGGCCCTCGAGGTACGAGGCCGCGCTGCCGGCGCGCTGGGCGACCTGCGAGACGAGCTCGCTGGCGAGGCCGGTGCTCTCTGACTTGTCGCCCATCTCGCGGAGCTCGTCGCTGAGCGTGCGGAGGCTGCCGGCGGCGCGCTCCTGCTGGACGCCGGTCTGCTCGCGGAGCTGGTCCCGGGTCTGGCCGAGGAGGTCCTGCGCCTGCGACTTGACCTCGGACGCGACCTTCGAGGCCTCGTCCTTGGTGACGCCGGCGACGTGCTGGGTGCCGGCCTTCGCGTCGCCGGCGACGTTGGCCGCCTGCTCCTTCGCGGTGTCCTTGGTGCTGCTGCTGCCGGTGCCGGTGCTGCTCGCGGTTCCGATGCCCGCGCTCGGGGTCGTGCCCAGGGTGGACGCCGGGACGACGGCCGCGTACGCGTCGTCGGAGGCGTGTCCGCCGTTCGCGGGCGACGCCGGTGTGAGGTCGTTCGACATGTGGTTCCCTCTCGGTTCTCGTGGTGTTCGAGCTGCCGCAGGGCTCGGGCCCTGCGGGGCTCACGCAACTCCGAGAGGAGGGCAGTGCATAGCCCCCCTGCCGAAAAGGGGGCCCCCTAACTATTCGTGGGCAGATGCGCTATACGCGCGCCCCTGCTACGGGGTCTCGCGACCGCTCGTGTGCTTCACGGGCGTGACCGGGGGACCCGGTCGGCGCACGGCGGGACGCACCGGCTCGCCGCGTCGGTCCTGGCCGGGCACGGGCCGCGACCGGCGGCCGTAGATGAGCTCCGACGAGTCGAGCAGCCACGGGACGAGGGCCAGGGTGACGCCGTGCACGAGCAGCAGCTTCTGGCGGATCCGCCGGGCCTTGTGGTTGTGCAGCAGCGTCTCCCACCAGTGGCCGACGATGTAGACGGGCGTGTAGACCGTGATGATCTCGCTGCCGTGCTCGGCACGACGCGACTTCAGGTACTTGATGAGCGGGAAGCTGATGTCGCGGTACGGCGAGGCGACGATGCGCAGCGGCATCTCGATCTCCATCTCGACCCACTGCCGCTCGAGCAGCCTCGTGGCCTCGTCGTCGACGGAGACGTGCACCGCCTCGATGCTGTCGTGGTTGGCCGCGATGGCGTAGTCGAGGGCCTTGAGCACGGGCTTCTGCATCCGGCCGACGAGCACGACCGCGTGGTCGCCCGTGGACCCGAAGACCGTGACGGGATCGACCTCGATCTCCTTCTCGACGTCGCGGTAGTAGCGGTTCACGCCGAGCATGAGGAGGAACAGCACCGGCATGATCGCGAAGACGAGCCAGGCGCCGTGCGTGAACTTGGTGATGGTGACGACGATGAGCACCAGCGCGGTGAGCAGCGCGCCGAACGCGTTGATGGCGAGGCCGCGGATCACCTCGCCGCGGTTCGCGCAGCCCTCGCGGAGCATGCGGGTCCAGTGCACGACCATGCCCGTCTGGCCGAGGGTGAACGAGACGAAGACGCCGATGATGTAGAGCTGGATCAGCTGCGTGAGGTTCGCCTGGTAGACGACGAGGATGAGCGTCGCCCCGAGCGCCAGCAGGAGCATGCCGTTGCTGTAGACGAGGCGGTCGCCGCGCGTGAGCAGCGACTTGGGGGCGTAGGCGTCCTTGGCGAGCACGGATCCGAGCAGCGGGAAGCCGTTGAACGCCGTGTTGGCCGCGAGCAGGAGGACCGCGGCCGTGGTCGCCTGCAGGAGGTAGAACATCACGCTGCCGCCGCCGAACGTGGCCGCCGCGACCTGCGCCATGAGGCTCTTCTGCGGCTCGGTGGCGCACTCGGCCCAGCCCCGGAGGTCGCACGGGTGCTCGCCGTAGTGCACCTGCGCGATGAGCGCGAGGGTGGTGAGGCCGACGAACAGGACGATGGCGGTGCCGCCCATGATGACGAGGGTCGCCTGCGCGTTCTTGACCTTGGGGGTGCGGAACGCCGGCACGCCGTTCGAGATGGCCTCGACGCCCGTGAGCGCGGAGCAGCCGCTGGAGAACGCGCGGAGCAGCAGGAGGATGAACGCCACCTGCGACAGGCTGGGGGTGTCGACCGTGTACGCGGCGGACTCCGCGACGGGCGGGTCGCCGAGGGCGGTGCGGGCGAGGCCTACCGCGATCATCACGCCGACGCTGGCGATGAAGAGGTAGGTCGGCACGGCGAACGCCTTGCTCGACTCGCGCACGCCGCGGAGGTTGACCGCCGCCAGGAGCGCGACGAAGAACACGGCGATCTCGACGCGGAACGGGGCGATCTCGGGGATCGCGCTGATGATGTTGTCGACGCCCGAGGCGACGGAGACGGCGACCGTGAGGATGTAGTCGACGAGGAGCGCCGACGCGACGACGAGCCCCGCCTTCTCGCCGAGGTTCTTGTGCGCGACCTCGTAGTCGCCGCCGCCCGACGGGTAGGCCTTGATGAGCTGCCGGTAGCTGAGCACGACGACGACCAGCAGGATCACGACGCACGCCGCGACCCACGGCGCGAAGCTCAGGAACGCGAGCCCGCCGAGCGTGAGGATGAGCAGCAGCTCCTGGGGCGCGTACGCCACCGAGCTGAGCGGGTCGCTCGCGAAGATGGGGAGGGCCAGGTGCTTGGGGAGGAGCTGGCCCTCGAGCTTGTCGCTGGCGAGCTTCTCGCCGATGAGCAGCCGCTTGGCGGGACTGCTCTCGGGGGCCTGGGGGTCCGGAGTCACGAGCGGCAACGATACCCCGCGACATGCCCGGGTCGCGACGGCGCGGGCGCGGCCCGGGGCCCCGCTGGATCCGCGTCGCGCCGCGGACTAGCCGACGGTGGCGACGGGTCCCGTCGGGAGGGTGCCCGCCGGATCCGCGGAGGCGTCGTCGCCGCGTCGCCGGCGCCGCTCGCGGACGGGGACGGGGAGGTCGAACAGGGGGAGCGTGCGCTGGACGATCGGGCCGATCAGCAGGGCGAACGCGAGCGTGCCGAGCCCCACGTTCCCGCCCAGCGCCCAGCCGATCGTGAGCACGACCAGCTCGATCCCGACGCGCACGCGCCAGACCGGCCAGCCGGTGCGGCGGTGGATCCCCGTCATCAGCCCGTCGCGCGGCCCCGGCCCGAAGTGCGCGCCGATGTATAGGCCCGTCGCGACGCCGAGCAGGACGAGGCCCGCGGCGAAGAGCGGGATGCGGATCCAGAGCGCGTCGACCGCCGGCACCACCGCCAGCGCGACCTGCGCGCTGTAGCCCACGAAGAGGACGTTGAGGACGGTGCCCCAGCCCGGGCGCTGGCGGATGGGGATCCAGAGGAGCAGCACGAGCGCGCCGATGATGTTCGTCACCAGACCGAAGGGGAGGCCCGTGCGGAGGGTCACCCCCTGGCTGAGGACGTCCCAGGGGGACACGCCGACGGCGGCCTGGAGCATCATCCCGATGGCGAAGCCGTAGAGGAAGATGCCGACGGCGAACTGGACTGAGCGACGGAGCATGAGGGAGATCCAATCGCGGCACGGGTTGCGGGACAAGGTGCCAATCGCCAGGCTGTGGCCTCATGACCCTCCCCGGATCCGCACCTGCCGCCGTGCTCGGCCCGGCCGCCCTCACGGCGCTCCTGGGGGAGTGGAACCGGACGGGGACCCCGGCGTACCGGGCGCTCGCCGACGGGATCCGCCGGCTCGTGCTCGACGGCCGCGTGCCCGTGGAGGCCCGCCTCCCCGCGGAGCGCGAGCTCGCCGCGGCGCTCGGGCTCAGCCGCACGACCGTGGCGGCGGCCTACGCGGCGCTCCGTGCGACCGGCCACCTCGCGAGCCGGCGCGGCTCCGGCAGCGTGACGCGGATCCCGCGGCGCGCGCCCGACGCCGAGGGGGAGGGACGCGAGGTGGCCGACATGAGCCGCGCCGCCGTGCCCGCGCCGCCCGCGCTCGCCGAGGCCGCGATGCGCGCGGCGGCCAGGCTCCCGGCGCACCTCGACGGGCACGGCTACGACGTGGACGGGCTGCCCGAGCTGCGCGAGGCGATCGCGGCCCGCTACCGCGCCCGCGGCCTGCCGACCGAGGCCGACGAGGTGCTCGTGACCGTGGGGGCGCAGCACGCGATCGGGCTCCTCGCCTCCGTGCTCGTGCGCCGCGGCGACCGGGCCCTCGTCGAGCAGCCGAGCTACCCGCACGCGATCCAGGCCCTCCGCGACGCGGGGGCGCGCCTCGTCGGGGCGGGCGTCGGCTCCGACGGCTGGGACGAGGACCTGCTCGAGCAGACGATCCGCCGCACCCGGCCCGCGCTCGCCTACCTCATGCCGGACTTCCACAACCCCACCGGCCGGACCATGCCCGAGGACCAGCGCGCGCGGATCGTCGCGCTCGCCGAGGCGCACGGGGTGACGGTGGTCGCGGACGAGACGACGGCCGAGCTCGACATCGACCGGGCGACCGCGCATCCGCCGCTCGCCGTGCACGGGTCGCCGGGCGCGGTGGTGCTCGTGGGCTCGGTGGGCAAGACGGTGTGGGGCGGGCTCCGCGTCGGGTGGATCCGCGCCGGCCGCCCCCTCCTCCGCGAGCTCGTCCGCGCGCGCTCGGCCCGCGACCTCGGCACGCCCGTGCTCGAGCAGCTCGTGGTGGCCGACGTGCTGGGCGGCATGGACGGGATCCTCGCCGAGCGCCGCGCGCGCCTGCGCGAGACCCGCGACCACGTGGAGGCCGAGCTCGCCCGGCGCTTCCCCGGCTGGGAGGTGCCGCACGTCGACGGCGGGCTCGCGGTGTGGGTCGGCATCGGCGCGCCCGTGAGCACGGAGCTCGCGCTCGCCGCCCGCGCGCGCGGCCTGGCGATCACGGGCGGGAGCCGGTTCGGGCACGACGGCGCGTTCGAGCGGTTCCTCCGGATCCCCATCACGGCGCCGCCCGCCGCCACCGACCGCGCGCTCGACATCCTCGAGGACGCGTGGCGCGGGCTCGCGCCGGCGGCCGGGCTCGAGCACGACGTCGAGGACCGCTCCGTCCTCGTCTGACGCGGCGGCCGCCCTGGGG is a genomic window of Clavibacter capsici containing:
- the yczE gene encoding membrane protein YczE, translated to MLRRSVQFAVGIFLYGFAIGMMLQAAVGVSPWDVLSQGVTLRTGLPFGLVTNIIGALVLLLWIPIRQRPGWGTVLNVLFVGYSAQVALAVVPAVDALWIRIPLFAAGLVLLGVATGLYIGAHFGPGPRDGLMTGIHRRTGWPVWRVRVGIELVVLTIGWALGGNVGLGTLAFALLIGPIVQRTLPLFDLPVPVRERRRRRGDDASADPAGTLPTGPVATVG
- the yczR gene encoding MocR-like transcription factor YczR — translated: MTLPGSAPAAVLGPAALTALLGEWNRTGTPAYRALADGIRRLVLDGRVPVEARLPAERELAAALGLSRTTVAAAYAALRATGHLASRRGSGSVTRIPRRAPDAEGEGREVADMSRAAVPAPPALAEAAMRAAARLPAHLDGHGYDVDGLPELREAIAARYRARGLPTEADEVLVTVGAQHAIGLLASVLVRRGDRALVEQPSYPHAIQALRDAGARLVGAGVGSDGWDEDLLEQTIRRTRPALAYLMPDFHNPTGRTMPEDQRARIVALAEAHGVTVVADETTAELDIDRATAHPPLAVHGSPGAVVLVGSVGKTVWGGLRVGWIRAGRPLLRELVRARSARDLGTPVLEQLVVADVLGGMDGILAERRARLRETRDHVEAELARRFPGWEVPHVDGGLAVWVGIGAPVSTELALAARARGLAITGGSRFGHDGAFERFLRIPITAPPAATDRALDILEDAWRGLAPAAGLEHDVEDRSVLV
- a CDS encoding DUF3618 domain-containing protein is translated as MSDNPDRIRADIERTRNELSIDVDAVADKVTPAKVAQRQTDKVRGALSNVKDSVLGSASDARDSVGDAVSGTAGGAKAKAKGNPVGLGLVAFGAGLLIASLIPASDKEKELASTVKDKAQPLVEKATDAAKDVASELKEPAQQAAQSVASTASDSAETVRSEAQSTAQDVTSSAQDAKQAVQDEARG
- a CDS encoding phage holin family protein, producing MTDGRTPSEEKAATTSLGDLLGNVTKDVSTLMRQEIALAKAEIGDSAKKAGKGAGLLGGAGYAGLMAVFFLSVALMYGLAYWFDNLAWAAVVVAVIWAVIGLVMYLQGRKQLKTVQGAPRTADSVKKIPEAMKRNEADR
- the purM gene encoding phosphoribosylformylglycinamidine cyclo-ligase — its product is MTTKSSYAEAGVDTEAGDLAVQLMKEAVSRTHGPEVIGGFGGFAGLFDASALTRFRHPLLATSTDGVGTKVAIAQAIDKHDTIGQDLVGMVVDDIVVVGARPLFMTDYIACGKVVPARIADIVAGIARACSDTGTALVGGETAEHPGLLGPDDYDVAGAAIGAVEADSVLGSERVRDGDVVLALASSGLHSNGFSLVRHILGVAGIGFGDTSAELGGLVGEVLLEPTRLYTTPLLDVLAQPELGPGVHSLSHVTGGGIAANLARVLPRGSFSELERSTWSPPAVFRALAGIAGSTLESAEGTWNLGVGMIAVVDAAAADGIARALTASGIPTWKAGRVTIGDAPAGAGFEQGAKGVDGGAVRLTGRYRD
- a CDS encoding APC family permease, which encodes MTPDPQAPESSPAKRLLIGEKLASDKLEGQLLPKHLALPIFASDPLSSVAYAPQELLLILTLGGLAFLSFAPWVAACVVILLVVVVLSYRQLIKAYPSGGGDYEVAHKNLGEKAGLVVASALLVDYILTVAVSVASGVDNIISAIPEIAPFRVEIAVFFVALLAAVNLRGVRESSKAFAVPTYLFIASVGVMIAVGLARTALGDPPVAESAAYTVDTPSLSQVAFILLLLRAFSSGCSALTGVEAISNGVPAFRTPKVKNAQATLVIMGGTAIVLFVGLTTLALIAQVHYGEHPCDLRGWAECATEPQKSLMAQVAAATFGGGSVMFYLLQATTAAVLLLAANTAFNGFPLLGSVLAKDAYAPKSLLTRGDRLVYSNGMLLLALGATLILVVYQANLTQLIQLYIIGVFVSFTLGQTGMVVHWTRMLREGCANRGEVIRGLAINAFGALLTALVLIVVTITKFTHGAWLVFAIMPVLFLLMLGVNRYYRDVEKEIEVDPVTVFGSTGDHAVVLVGRMQKPVLKALDYAIAANHDSIEAVHVSVDDEATRLLERQWVEMEIEMPLRIVASPYRDISFPLIKYLKSRRAEHGSEIITVYTPVYIVGHWWETLLHNHKARRIRQKLLLVHGVTLALVPWLLDSSELIYGRRSRPVPGQDRRGEPVRPAVRRPGPPVTPVKHTSGRETP
- a CDS encoding FAD-dependent oxidoreductase, producing MSREPAETQVVVIGAGQAGLSVAYHLQRLGLRMGTDAVVLDRGPSTGGAWQHRWAALRLGSAHRVADLPGMSQMGISFETADRRLPARDVVRDHYARYEEHFDLRVARPVEVRAVLDADAPPPAASRRRAAHPSDAARPLLVRATDGDRVARLVVNATGTWGAPFIPSYPGLGDFRGRQLHTSGYRAAADLRGLRVLVVGGGTSAIGFLLELEGVAARTMWSTRRPVDFLEAGELDVEAAVRAVDLQDQAARAGEALPSIVSGTGVPRTRRIVAGIRRGVLASGGAIARFEEDGVVWADGGRDQVDAVIWATGFRPEIRHLAPLGLREKEGGVRVESGVSARDPRVFLAGYGPQASTIGANRAGRRVARQVVAALG
- a CDS encoding DUF3073 domain-containing protein, producing the protein MGRGRQKAKHTKIARELKSFSPNVDYTQLERELTTHGAVDEQYAAEAAKWDEYADEPDAYVPGDEQKRA